From the Clostridiales bacterium FE2011 genome, one window contains:
- the mscL gene encoding large conductance mechanosensitive channel protein MscL has translation MKKLLKEFKDFAMKGNVLDLAVAVVLGAAFNKVVTAVVEIFLNPIIESLPKIEDGGSAWTAPLISFAAVVVEFLLTALVLFIIVKAANKAKNLKKKEEAPAEPTTKVCPFCQSEISIKATRCPHCTSELKD, from the coding sequence ATGAAAAAGCTTCTGAAAGAGTTCAAAGACTTCGCAATGAAGGGTAATGTCCTGGATCTGGCGGTTGCCGTCGTTCTGGGCGCTGCATTCAACAAGGTTGTTACCGCTGTTGTTGAAATTTTCCTGAACCCCATTATCGAGAGCCTGCCCAAGATTGAAGACGGCGGATCTGCCTGGACAGCTCCCCTGATTTCCTTTGCGGCCGTGGTTGTTGAATTCCTTCTGACCGCGCTGGTGCTCTTCATCATCGTGAAGGCTGCCAACAAGGCCAAGAACCTGAAGAAGAAGGAAGAAGCTCCCGCCGAGCCCACCACCAAGGTTTGCCCCTTCTGCCAGAGCGAGATCAGCATCAAGGCTACCCGCTGCCCGCACTGCACCAGCGAACTGAAAGACTAA
- a CDS encoding DUF853 family protein has translation MGGIQVLYDGKIWIGSCDKGPVFLLPSMANRHGLIAGATGTGKTVSLKVLAEGFSDMGVPVFLSDIKSDLSGMVMDGAESEAIDKRLAKCGVPREVFKYTSYPTEYWDVYGEQGIPIRATVQDMGPLLMSRMLNLNETQSGVMNIAFRVAGRENIPLEHLQDLKNLLIHVGENAKEYTLEYGNVSAASVGAIQRAVGVLEDQGGNVFFREPAIDINDWIQVDPASGRGKINILCADRLFNNPTMYSTFLLWMLTKLYDLLPERGDADKPIVVFFFDEAHLLFNNCSRSLMEKIEQVVRLVRSKGVGVYFITQSPADIPMTILGQLGNRIQHALRAYTPLDQKAVKVAAQTFRTNPSFDTEEAITTLKTGEALVSFLDEHGAPSVVERATILPPQSYMGAISQEIRRMVIDASPMKGKYADETPADDPGTQEQPTPPAPPVPQVQEMDPQRFKLINGQWYYF, from the coding sequence ATGGGAGGGATACAGGTGCTTTACGATGGCAAGATCTGGATCGGGTCCTGTGATAAAGGCCCTGTGTTTCTGTTGCCTTCCATGGCCAACCGCCACGGCCTGATCGCCGGCGCAACCGGTACCGGTAAAACCGTATCCCTGAAGGTGCTGGCAGAAGGCTTTTCCGACATGGGTGTTCCGGTGTTCCTGAGTGATATCAAGAGCGACCTGAGCGGCATGGTGATGGACGGCGCTGAGTCAGAAGCGATTGATAAGCGGCTGGCAAAATGCGGCGTACCGAGGGAAGTGTTCAAATATACCTCCTATCCGACAGAATACTGGGACGTATACGGGGAACAGGGCATTCCGATCCGGGCAACAGTGCAGGACATGGGTCCGCTGCTGATGAGCCGGATGCTGAACCTGAATGAGACCCAGAGCGGCGTAATGAATATCGCCTTCCGGGTGGCCGGGCGGGAAAACATCCCGCTGGAGCACCTGCAGGATCTGAAAAACCTGCTGATCCATGTGGGCGAGAACGCGAAGGAATATACCCTGGAGTACGGCAATGTTTCCGCGGCCAGTGTGGGTGCCATCCAGCGGGCCGTGGGTGTGCTGGAAGACCAGGGCGGCAACGTATTCTTCCGGGAGCCGGCCATTGACATCAACGACTGGATCCAGGTTGATCCGGCCAGCGGCAGGGGTAAGATCAACATCCTGTGTGCGGACCGGCTGTTTAATAATCCCACGATGTATTCCACCTTCCTGCTGTGGATGCTGACGAAGCTGTATGATTTGCTTCCGGAGCGGGGAGACGCCGATAAGCCGATTGTGGTGTTCTTCTTTGATGAAGCACACCTGCTGTTCAACAACTGCAGCCGGTCCCTGATGGAAAAGATTGAACAGGTGGTCCGGCTGGTCCGCTCCAAGGGCGTGGGCGTGTACTTTATCACCCAGAGCCCGGCGGACATTCCCATGACGATCCTCGGCCAGCTGGGCAACCGGATCCAGCACGCGCTGAGGGCTTACACACCGCTTGACCAGAAGGCGGTCAAGGTGGCTGCACAGACGTTCCGGACGAATCCGTCCTTTGATACAGAAGAAGCCATTACCACCCTGAAGACAGGCGAGGCACTGGTTTCCTTCCTGGATGAGCACGGAGCTCCGAGCGTGGTGGAGCGGGCCACCATACTTCCCCCGCAAAGCTATATGGGTGCGATCAGCCAGGAAATCCGCAGGATGGTCATCGACGCCAGCCCCATGAAGGGCAAATATGCCGATGAAACGCCTGCTGATGATCCCGGAACTCAGGAACAGCCGACACCGCCTGCACCGCCGGTACCACAGGTACAGGAAATGGATCCACAGCGGTTTAAGCTGATAAACGGCCAGTGGTACTATTTCTGA
- a CDS encoding histidinol-phosphatase HisJ family protein: MIDGHIHIERGPYTLEWIRKFVDRAVETGLDEIRLLEHNFRFEEYVPMYDSVCAHSDFVNEWFHRVGGVKKLDEYLELIEKVRKEQFPVKIKFGLEVCYFPEFEELTAKLTKDKGFDFLLGSMHFVDDFAFDHKPEHWAGVDVDRVYKRYFEDSIRLAKSRIFDGIGHPDTIKLFGYKPSYSLTEYYENLASALAESGMYADQNSGAARRCPDTAPLGMDGELIRILKKHHVEIITSSDAHCPEDVGDKIRELNDCIQNC; this comes from the coding sequence ATGATTGACGGTCATATTCATATTGAACGGGGACCCTATACGCTGGAATGGATCAGGAAGTTTGTGGACCGGGCGGTGGAAACGGGGCTGGATGAGATCCGGCTGCTGGAACACAATTTCCGGTTTGAAGAGTATGTACCCATGTATGATTCCGTATGCGCGCACAGCGATTTTGTGAATGAGTGGTTTCACCGGGTTGGCGGTGTGAAGAAGCTGGATGAATACCTGGAATTAATTGAGAAAGTCAGGAAGGAGCAGTTCCCGGTAAAGATCAAGTTCGGACTGGAAGTATGCTACTTCCCGGAATTTGAAGAACTGACCGCGAAACTGACAAAGGATAAGGGCTTTGATTTCCTGCTGGGCAGCATGCACTTTGTGGACGATTTTGCTTTTGACCACAAGCCGGAACACTGGGCGGGCGTGGATGTAGACAGGGTCTACAAGAGATACTTTGAAGATTCCATCCGCCTGGCAAAGAGCAGGATCTTTGACGGAATAGGGCATCCGGACACCATTAAGCTGTTTGGTTATAAGCCGTCCTATTCACTGACAGAATACTATGAAAACCTGGCATCGGCGCTGGCGGAAAGCGGAATGTACGCGGACCAGAACAGCGGCGCGGCCAGAAGATGCCCGGATACGGCGCCCCTGGGAATGGACGGGGAGCTGATCAGGATCCTGAAGAAGCATCACGTGGAGATTATCACTTCCTCGGACGCACATTGTCCGGAAGATGTGGGGGATAAAATCCGGGAATTGAACGATTGTATACAGAACTGCTGA